A genomic segment from Aegilops tauschii subsp. strangulata cultivar AL8/78 chromosome 1, Aet v6.0, whole genome shotgun sequence encodes:
- the LOC141037435 gene encoding uncharacterized protein, which yields MWSLLRDLHHHVDMPWVAIGDFNEAMWGFEHFSDTPRSVGQMIDFRDVLELCGLGDLGFAGLPYTFDNRRSERANVKVRLDLAVANNAWRDLFMEAAVRHLVAPSSDHIPILLRWVAEPPREYVGKRCRHYEVAWERDPALPEVIMHAWSAAGTMGNLGDVASALGELMQTLQGWSKRKFGNVIQDINKSRTRLEEVMAMNADQCTIREATNRLNELLYREEMLWMQRSRVDWLREGDRNTKFFHRKAVWRARKNRIKSLMDDTGVVHTESTTMASMVTDYFTTLYTADPSLCYDPIIELIDRRVTDAMNEGLCAVFSDKEIADALFQIGSLKAPGPDGFPARMFQRNWDVMRD from the coding sequence atgtGGTCGCTCCTTCGTGATCTTCATCACCACGTGGATATGCCTTGGGTGGCGATTGGCGACTTCAACGAGGCCATGTGGGGCTTCGAGCACTTCTCCGACACCCCGCGCTCAGTAGGTCAGATGATCGATTTCAGGGATGTTTTGGAATTATGTGGACTTGGAGACCTTGGTTTTGCAGGGCTGCCGTATACATTTGATAACCGGCGGTCCGAACGTGCGAACGTCAAGGTGCGGCTGGACCTTGCGGTGGCGAACAATGCATGGCGTGATTTATTCATGGAGGCGGCGGTGCGGCACTTGGTGGCCCCATCGTCTGATCACATACCCATTCTCCTAAGGTGGGTGGCCGAACCACCTAGGGAGTATGTGGGCAAGAGGTGCAGGCATTATGAGGTGGCTTGGGAACGTGACCCTGCGCTCCCAGAAGTCATCATGCATGCTTGGTCGGCTGCAGGCACGATGGGCAATCTTGGAGACGTTGCATCGGCACTAGGCGAGCTCATGCAGACGCTGCAAGGGTGGAGTAAACGCAAGTTTGGTAATGTGATACAAGACATTAATAAATCTCGTACCCGATTGGAGGAAGTAATGGCCATGAATGCAGATCAGTGCACCATTCGAGAGGCCACAAATCGCCTCAATGAGCTTCTTTACAGGGAGGAGATGCTATGGATGCAACGCTCAAGGGTGGACTGGCTGCGAGAGGGTGACCGTaatacaaagtttttccatcgcAAGGCTGTATGGAGAGCACGAAAAAACCGCATCAAGTCACTAATGGATGATACAGGGGTGGTGCATACAGAGAGTACTACTATGGCATCCATGGTGACAGATTACTTTACCACTTTGTACACTGCTGATCCGTCCCTATGCTATGATCCCATTATTGAGCTTATCGATCGTCGTGTTACTGATGCTATGAATGAAGGCTTGTGTGCAGTTTTTTCTGACAAGGAAATTGCGGACGCGCTTTTTCAGATTGGTTCGCTCAAAGCCCCGGGGCCTGATGGTTTTCCTGCACGCATGTTCCAGAGGAATTGGGATGTGATGAGGGATTAG